From a single Pseudoalteromonas nigrifaciens genomic region:
- a CDS encoding Tll0287-like domain-containing protein, whose translation MRSILLFTSLVVSSSVLANSDDAYFARSTVKAFSTDLKNVLVSTMKASGPVAAIEVCNISAPAIALQHSAKEWEISRTSLKVRNPNNQANEWLNSILIDFEQRKENGEPIANIEHQEQKADAWYLVKAIPTGQACLACHGSELKPEVKNKLTELYPSDKATGFNLGDIRGAFVVKKHP comes from the coding sequence ATGCGCTCTATTTTATTATTTACCAGCTTGGTTGTTTCATCAAGCGTATTAGCTAATAGCGACGATGCATACTTTGCTCGCAGCACTGTTAAAGCATTTTCAACTGATTTAAAAAATGTTTTAGTAAGTACCATGAAAGCGAGCGGGCCTGTTGCAGCAATTGAAGTATGTAATATCAGTGCGCCAGCTATTGCACTACAACACAGTGCTAAAGAGTGGGAAATTAGTCGTACATCATTAAAAGTGCGCAATCCTAATAACCAAGCTAACGAGTGGTTAAATTCAATACTGATCGATTTTGAGCAGCGTAAAGAAAATGGCGAACCTATAGCAAATATTGAACATCAAGAACAAAAAGCCGATGCTTGGTATTTAGTCAAAGCAATTCCTACTGGGCAGGCTTGCTTAGCCTGCCATGGTAGTGAATTAAAGCCTGAAGTAAAAAACAAATTAACTGAGCTTTATCCAAGCGATAAAGCGACTGGTTTTAATTTGGGCGATATACGAGGCGCTTTTGTTGTAAAAAAGCACCCTTAA
- a CDS encoding ISAs1 family transposase, which produces MSTTFLKHFNSITDPRIERCKKHELIDILLLAISAVLSGAEGWEDIEDFGHLKLDWLKKYGTFNAGIPKHDTIARVMCRLKANEIERAFQSWISSLIETTGADIIAIDGKTARRSFTTKDRKSALHTVSAWSCQHQLVLGQTAVDNKTNEITAIPELLTLLDIENSIITLDAMGCQQEIAKQIIQQKADYILALKGNHSGMQKELEAWWHKCERERLTKHNCDEHTEISSGHGRVETRTCQQLLIDKSWLGKDYRWPGLTSIIKVRAEVHDKSAGSDTTETRWYISSLDLNAAQVLNAVRSHWQVESMHWMLDMNFREDESRIRKLQGPLMFNVMRKIAMALFKQDASKSASMARKKKMAGLDDDYRSTLLESGIKMR; this is translated from the coding sequence ATGAGCACTACTTTTCTGAAACATTTTAATTCAATTACAGATCCTCGCATTGAACGTTGTAAAAAGCATGAACTTATCGATATTCTTCTCCTTGCTATTAGCGCTGTACTCTCTGGTGCAGAAGGATGGGAAGATATTGAAGACTTTGGGCACCTAAAGCTTGATTGGTTAAAAAAATACGGTACGTTCAACGCAGGAATTCCAAAACATGACACGATTGCTCGCGTCATGTGTCGGTTAAAAGCAAATGAAATAGAAAGGGCATTTCAATCTTGGATATCATCACTGATTGAAACTACAGGTGCAGATATCATCGCTATCGATGGCAAAACCGCACGGCGTTCATTTACCACAAAAGACAGAAAAAGTGCCTTACACACGGTCAGTGCATGGAGTTGCCAACACCAGTTAGTGCTTGGGCAGACGGCTGTTGATAATAAAACAAATGAAATCACCGCAATACCAGAATTACTCACCCTGCTCGATATTGAAAACAGTATCATTACGTTAGATGCGATGGGATGCCAACAAGAAATAGCAAAACAAATCATCCAACAAAAAGCAGATTATATTCTTGCACTTAAAGGTAATCATTCAGGCATGCAAAAGGAACTAGAAGCGTGGTGGCACAAGTGCGAGCGTGAAAGGTTAACTAAGCATAATTGTGATGAACATACCGAAATAAGCTCAGGACATGGGCGTGTTGAAACACGTACATGCCAGCAGTTACTTATAGATAAAAGCTGGCTAGGCAAGGATTATCGTTGGCCTGGCTTAACGAGTATTATTAAGGTCAGGGCTGAAGTTCATGATAAGTCGGCAGGGTCGGATACCACTGAAACACGCTGGTATATAAGTTCATTAGACTTAAATGCAGCGCAAGTACTCAATGCGGTACGCAGTCACTGGCAGGTTGAAAGCATGCATTGGATGCTTGATATGAACTTCAGAGAAGATGAATCGAGAATACGCAAACTTCAAGGGCCATTAATGTTTAATGTAATGCGAAAGATAGCCATGGCGCTTTTTAAACAAGATGCATCTAAGTCAGCAAGTATGGCGAGGAAAAAGAAAATGGCAGGGCTAGACGATGATTACCGCTCAACCCTGCTAGAGTCTGGGATTAAAATGCGCTAG
- the metG gene encoding methionine--tRNA ligase codes for MAQRKILITSALPYANGPTHLGHLLEYIQTDIWSRFQKLQGHEAYYVCADDAHGTPIMLNAQKQGITPEEAVEKVSIERQRDFADFNIKFDNYHSTHSQENKELSELIYNRLNDAGHIKRHTISQLFDPEKGIFLPDRFVTGTCPTCKSENQNGDNCDSCGATYSPTDLINPRSVMSGAEPILKDSEHYFFDLPAFEGMLKEWLHSGTIQQEMANKLDEWFTDGLQQWDISRDAPYFGFEIPNAPGKYFYVWLDAPIGYMASFKNLCDKKGIDFDAFWAADSDAELYHFIGKDIIYFHSLFWPAMLEGANFRKPTNVFAHGFVTVNGEKMSKSKGTFIKARTYLDNLNPEYLRYYYAAKLSGGIVDLDLNLEDFAQRVNSDLVGKVVNIASRCAGFITKKFDGKLSATVMQPQLLKEFQAAAPSITAHYENREFSRAIREIMALADKANQFIDAAAPWVLIKDETKQQEAHEVCSLGLNLFRVLITYLKPVLPEMADNVEAFLNDDLAWDGVQNALVSHPINKFKPLMQRVEMDKVNKMVEESKESLESKVTIDPNSPLAKEPICDEIEFDDFAKVDLRVAKIAKAEHVEGADKLLKLTLDLGGETRQVFAGIKSAYAPEDIEGKLTVMVANLKPRKMRFGMSEGMVLAAGPGGKEIYILNPDDGSEPGMRVM; via the coding sequence ATGGCACAGCGAAAGATCCTGATTACCAGCGCATTACCTTATGCAAATGGCCCTACTCACTTAGGTCATTTATTGGAATATATTCAAACTGATATTTGGTCACGTTTTCAAAAACTACAAGGCCACGAAGCCTATTATGTTTGCGCCGACGATGCCCATGGCACGCCTATTATGCTTAACGCGCAAAAGCAAGGGATCACGCCTGAAGAAGCGGTAGAAAAAGTAAGTATTGAGCGTCAACGCGACTTTGCCGACTTTAATATTAAGTTTGATAATTATCACAGTACCCACAGCCAAGAAAACAAAGAGCTGAGTGAGCTTATTTATAATCGCCTAAACGATGCAGGGCATATTAAAAGGCACACTATTTCGCAGTTATTCGACCCAGAAAAAGGCATATTTTTACCCGATCGCTTTGTAACCGGTACGTGCCCAACCTGTAAGTCTGAAAATCAAAATGGCGACAACTGCGACTCATGTGGTGCAACATATAGTCCTACAGATTTAATTAACCCGCGCTCGGTTATGTCTGGTGCTGAGCCTATTTTAAAAGACTCTGAGCATTACTTTTTTGATCTGCCAGCATTTGAAGGCATGTTAAAAGAGTGGTTACACTCGGGTACTATTCAGCAAGAAATGGCTAACAAGCTTGATGAATGGTTTACTGATGGCCTGCAACAGTGGGATATTAGCCGTGATGCGCCTTACTTTGGTTTTGAAATACCAAACGCACCAGGTAAATACTTCTACGTTTGGTTAGATGCGCCTATTGGTTATATGGCCAGCTTTAAAAACCTGTGTGATAAAAAAGGTATCGACTTTGATGCTTTTTGGGCTGCAGATTCAGACGCTGAGCTTTACCACTTTATTGGTAAAGACATTATTTATTTTCATAGTTTATTTTGGCCAGCAATGTTAGAAGGCGCTAACTTTAGAAAGCCAACTAACGTATTTGCCCACGGTTTTGTTACCGTAAATGGCGAAAAAATGTCTAAATCGAAAGGCACGTTTATTAAAGCACGTACTTATTTAGATAATTTAAACCCAGAATATTTACGTTACTATTACGCGGCAAAATTAAGCGGCGGCATTGTTGATCTTGATTTAAACCTAGAGGACTTTGCGCAACGCGTAAACTCAGACCTAGTAGGTAAAGTAGTAAATATAGCAAGCCGTTGTGCAGGCTTTATTACTAAAAAGTTTGATGGCAAGCTAAGCGCAACCGTTATGCAACCCCAGTTGCTTAAAGAATTTCAAGCAGCTGCACCAAGCATTACAGCCCATTACGAAAACCGTGAGTTTAGCCGTGCAATTCGTGAAATAATGGCGCTTGCCGACAAAGCAAACCAATTTATAGATGCCGCAGCACCTTGGGTACTCATTAAAGACGAAACTAAACAACAAGAAGCGCACGAAGTTTGCTCATTAGGGCTTAACTTATTCCGCGTGTTAATTACCTACTTAAAGCCTGTACTGCCTGAAATGGCCGATAACGTAGAAGCATTCTTAAATGACGACCTTGCATGGGACGGCGTGCAAAATGCATTAGTAAGCCACCCAATCAATAAATTTAAACCGTTAATGCAACGTGTAGAAATGGACAAAGTAAATAAAATGGTTGAGGAGTCAAAAGAAAGCTTAGAATCAAAAGTGACCATTGACCCTAATAGCCCACTGGCTAAAGAGCCAATTTGTGATGAAATTGAATTTGACGACTTTGCAAAAGTAGACTTACGCGTAGCAAAAATTGCTAAAGCTGAGCACGTAGAAGGCGCCGATAAACTACTTAAGCTAACACTTGATTTAGGCGGCGAAACGCGCCAAGTGTTTGCGGGTATCAAATCGGCTTACGCTCCAGAGGATATTGAAGGTAAGCTTACTGTTATGGTTGCTAACCTTAAACCACGAAAAATGCGTTTTGGTATGTCAGAAGGCATGGTATTAGCTGCAGGGCCTGGCGGTAAAGAGATTTACATTCTTAACCCAGACGACGGCTCAGAGCCTGGCATGCGTGTAATGTAA
- the apbC gene encoding iron-sulfur cluster carrier protein ApbC, with protein MFGLSKLFSSKSVQKQPIFAALAAYRSAAFAVGIDESFIKNITQNDDKSLTITLILPFAAQSEMPMVAEHVTNALKVAVTVSATVELKEPAKFKTIKHIVLIASGKGGVGKSTTAVNLAGALHSEGAKVGILDADIYGPSIPMLLGLVGAEPITKDNKQLQPFDANGIKAQSIGFLVPSDDATVWRGPMASGALSQLLNETDWGELDYLIVDMPPGTGDIQLTMSQKVPASGTVIVTTPQDLALADAQKGIAMFNKVNVPVLGLIENMSHYICSHCGEANHVFGKDGAQKLAHKHGVPVLSHIPLAIDIREYSEQGKLIACDNTAAISKTYSAAARLIASTLYYQQHHNSVEIVITDD; from the coding sequence ATGTTTGGACTGTCGAAACTATTCTCTTCTAAATCGGTGCAAAAACAACCGATCTTTGCTGCTTTAGCCGCGTATCGTAGTGCCGCTTTTGCTGTGGGTATTGATGAAAGCTTCATTAAGAATATCACCCAAAACGACGATAAATCGCTCACTATTACTTTAATTTTGCCATTTGCTGCACAGTCAGAAATGCCAATGGTGGCAGAGCATGTTACTAACGCTCTCAAGGTGGCAGTAACTGTGTCGGCCACGGTAGAGCTTAAAGAGCCTGCAAAATTTAAAACAATTAAACATATTGTGCTTATTGCTTCAGGTAAAGGCGGGGTGGGTAAATCGACTACTGCTGTTAATTTAGCAGGCGCGCTGCACAGCGAAGGCGCAAAAGTTGGTATTTTAGATGCCGACATTTATGGCCCGTCAATCCCTATGCTTTTAGGCTTGGTAGGCGCAGAGCCCATCACTAAAGATAACAAACAGTTACAGCCTTTTGATGCAAACGGTATTAAAGCACAATCAATCGGCTTTTTAGTACCCAGCGATGACGCCACTGTATGGCGCGGGCCTATGGCATCGGGGGCGCTTAGCCAGCTACTAAATGAAACTGATTGGGGCGAGCTTGACTACCTTATTGTTGATATGCCACCAGGTACGGGTGACATTCAACTTACTATGAGCCAAAAAGTACCGGCAAGTGGCACAGTAATTGTTACCACACCCCAAGATTTAGCCTTAGCCGATGCGCAAAAAGGCATCGCCATGTTTAATAAAGTAAACGTGCCAGTGCTGGGCTTAATTGAAAATATGAGCCATTACATTTGCAGCCACTGCGGCGAGGCAAACCACGTATTTGGTAAAGATGGCGCACAAAAACTAGCACACAAGCACGGCGTTCCTGTGCTATCACATATTCCGCTTGCAATAGATATTCGAGAATACTCTGAGCAGGGCAAACTTATTGCTTGCGATAACACTGCAGCAATAAGCAAAACTTACAGCGCAGCAGCGCGGCTTATAGCCAGCACGCTTTACTATCAACAGCATCACAACTCGGTAGAGATTGTGATTACGGATGATTAA
- the dcd gene encoding dCTP deaminase, with amino-acid sequence MRLSDTHIKEYLNDGRIVIEPAPTDEMISGVTADLRLGNKFRTFHAHTAAYVDLSGPKDQLNKAMESIMSDEIVLDEGEAFFLHPGELALAITYEKVTLPADIVGWLDGRSSLARLGLMVHVTAHRIDPGWSGNIVLEFYNSGKLPLALRPMMKIGAMSFETLTGPCANPYNTRKDAKYKDQNSAVASRISDDR; translated from the coding sequence ATGAGACTTTCAGATACACATATTAAAGAATACCTAAACGATGGCCGTATTGTTATTGAGCCTGCACCTACAGATGAGATGATTTCGGGTGTTACTGCCGACTTACGCTTAGGTAATAAATTTAGAACTTTTCATGCACATACAGCAGCATATGTAGATTTAAGTGGCCCTAAAGATCAGCTCAATAAAGCCATGGAGTCAATCATGAGCGACGAAATTGTGCTAGATGAAGGCGAAGCATTTTTTTTACACCCAGGCGAGCTTGCACTGGCTATTACCTATGAAAAAGTAACACTGCCAGCAGACATTGTAGGCTGGCTAGATGGACGTTCATCGCTGGCACGATTAGGTTTAATGGTGCATGTAACCGCGCATCGAATTGATCCCGGTTGGAGTGGTAATATTGTTTTAGAGTTTTATAACTCAGGTAAACTCCCTTTAGCACTAAGACCTATGATGAAAATTGGTGCTATGAGTTTTGAAACACTTACAGGCCCTTGTGCTAATCCTTACAATACGCGTAAAGATGCTAAGTACAAAGATCAAAACAGTGCCGTAGCAAGTCGTATTAGCGATGACAGGTAA
- a CDS encoding CLCA_X family protein has translation MRNYQNRLKRGFSRQGPDYRFDDQVDFCDIRDTFGFRSMVVGKWVNKEERYISANLIYDALADLAQILHLPPKAIGLRGKLNFAFGAGGQKHVQAHYNAASQTLTLAKNAGGGALAHEWFHAFDHHISEHLFAAKPRFGFASKLWLSNTPNLSHPLNNTLNDFYKNVFLDAQGITANRFVQTCIEYDKAKNMNYMSMPEELAARCFEACIASHPHIKNSFLVSGLKSSDLIYPDDEHINAANKALNQYFELLGYALHKLDE, from the coding sequence ATGCGTAACTATCAAAATAGATTAAAACGCGGCTTTAGCCGTCAAGGTCCCGATTATCGTTTTGACGATCAAGTTGATTTTTGCGATATAAGAGACACTTTCGGTTTTAGATCTATGGTGGTAGGTAAATGGGTAAACAAAGAAGAGCGCTACATTAGTGCAAATTTAATTTATGATGCGCTTGCCGACTTAGCACAAATACTGCACTTACCACCTAAAGCAATTGGCCTGCGCGGTAAACTCAATTTTGCGTTTGGTGCTGGCGGACAAAAGCATGTACAAGCGCATTATAATGCAGCTAGCCAAACGCTTACACTTGCAAAAAATGCCGGCGGTGGTGCGCTCGCCCATGAATGGTTTCATGCTTTTGATCATCATATAAGTGAGCATTTATTTGCAGCAAAACCACGCTTTGGTTTTGCGTCTAAACTGTGGTTATCAAACACGCCTAATTTATCGCATCCGCTCAATAATACGCTTAATGACTTTTACAAAAACGTGTTTTTAGATGCACAGGGCATTACTGCAAACCGATTTGTACAAACGTGCATTGAATACGATAAAGCAAAAAATATGAATTACATGAGTATGCCCGAGGAGCTAGCAGCGCGTTGCTTTGAAGCCTGTATAGCCAGCCACCCGCATATAAAAAATAGCTTTTTAGTCAGTGGGCTAAAAAGTAGTGATTTAATATACCCAGATGATGAGCACATTAACGCTGCAAATAAAGCGCTTAACCAATATTTTGAATTACTGGGTTATGCGCTTCATAAGTTAGATGAGTAA
- a CDS encoding tRNA-uridine aminocarboxypropyltransferase codes for MARSLCNFCLFALNTCICSAVTSINNKVKVIILQHPSEEKVTKNTAKLLNLCLADCQIIKGESNNDFAQLRALPVSSTVLLYPNEQAINLDNNDALNTLLPITHLIVIDGTWKKAYKILQLSSLLQRFQTVSFANLPKNRYTIRKAPRADSLSTLEAVAHSLQLIEQLNPAPLYNLLDELIQKQTHHMPAHVKARYL; via the coding sequence ATGGCTCGCTCACTGTGTAATTTTTGTTTGTTCGCACTTAATACTTGTATTTGCAGTGCTGTAACCTCTATTAACAATAAAGTAAAAGTAATTATTTTACAGCACCCTAGTGAAGAAAAAGTAACAAAAAACACGGCTAAACTATTAAATTTATGCCTAGCTGATTGCCAAATAATCAAAGGCGAAAGTAATAACGACTTTGCGCAGCTTCGTGCCCTACCTGTCAGCTCAACCGTTTTACTTTACCCTAATGAGCAGGCTATAAATTTAGATAATAACGACGCGCTAAACACACTACTACCTATTACGCATTTAATTGTTATTGATGGTACATGGAAAAAAGCCTATAAAATTTTACAGCTAAGCTCGCTACTGCAACGGTTTCAAACTGTAAGCTTTGCTAATTTACCTAAAAATCGTTACACAATACGTAAAGCTCCCCGCGCAGATAGCTTGTCAACGCTTGAGGCCGTTGCACATAGCTTACAGCTTATTGAACAGTTAAACCCTGCCCCACTTTATAATTTACTTGATGAATTAATACAAAAACAAACCCATCACATGCCTGCTCACGTAAAAGCACGTTACTTATAA
- a CDS encoding Hpt domain-containing protein — MTEVSINEAALESMESLLGEQFAATLDFCCVEFERLGSEVLATIGQDKEASVRHAHSLKSNAAQFGADSLAAVAGEIEQSLNNDNLAQATAASAQLMTQVTQSQTLLNNWLASR, encoded by the coding sequence ATGACAGAAGTAAGTATTAACGAAGCAGCATTAGAGAGTATGGAATCGTTATTAGGTGAGCAATTTGCAGCTACTCTCGACTTTTGTTGTGTGGAATTTGAGCGCTTAGGCTCAGAAGTGTTGGCCACAATTGGGCAAGATAAAGAAGCGTCGGTGCGCCACGCTCATAGTTTAAAGTCGAATGCGGCTCAATTTGGTGCCGATAGCTTGGCCGCGGTAGCGGGTGAAATTGAACAAAGTTTAAATAACGATAACTTAGCTCAAGCCACTGCTGCATCAGCGCAGTTAATGACGCAAGTGACGCAATCTCAAACGCTATTAAATAACTGGTTGGCATCACGTTAA
- a CDS encoding pyridoxal phosphate-dependent aminotransferase, with protein sequence MSEIKMSHKLDGVCYDIRGPVLVQAKKMEDEGQKVLKLNIGNPAAFGFDMPEDMHRDIIRNLYSAQGYCDSKGLYSARVAIYQHYQQRGLYNLDVDNIYIGNGVSELIQMVTQALLNNDDEVLIPAPDYPLWTAAVKLSGGNPVHYLCDEEQDWFPDIADIKSKITSKTKALVLINPNNPTGAVYSDDLLQQLIDIAREHKLLLLSDEIYEKILYDGITHSSIGALCDDVPIITFNGLAKTYRAAGLRMGWMVLSGRTSVMSDLRKGLEILSSMRLCANVPAQYAIQQALGGVQSIDNLINPGGRLYVQRDIAWRGLNAIEGISCVKPKGALYAFAKVDTARFNIKSDEQMMFDLLKAEKILLVHGRAFNWPEPDHFRLVFLPNKDDLTDAMTKMQRFFKDYRQG encoded by the coding sequence ATGTCAGAAATTAAAATGAGTCATAAATTAGACGGTGTCTGTTATGACATTCGCGGCCCTGTTTTAGTCCAAGCTAAAAAAATGGAAGACGAAGGCCAAAAAGTTTTAAAGCTAAACATTGGTAATCCGGCTGCGTTTGGCTTTGATATGCCAGAAGATATGCACCGCGATATTATTCGCAATTTATATTCAGCCCAAGGTTATTGTGATTCTAAAGGGCTTTATTCGGCGCGGGTGGCTATTTATCAGCATTATCAACAACGCGGTTTATATAATTTAGATGTAGATAACATTTATATTGGCAATGGCGTTAGCGAACTGATTCAAATGGTTACGCAGGCATTGTTAAATAATGACGATGAAGTGCTGATCCCCGCTCCCGATTACCCTCTGTGGACCGCTGCAGTAAAGCTCTCTGGTGGCAATCCGGTGCATTATTTATGTGATGAAGAGCAAGATTGGTTTCCGGATATTGCTGATATAAAAAGTAAAATCACCTCTAAAACCAAAGCATTAGTATTGATCAATCCAAATAACCCGACAGGGGCTGTGTATAGCGATGATTTACTGCAGCAGTTAATTGACATAGCGCGTGAGCACAAGTTACTACTGTTAAGTGATGAAATTTACGAAAAGATTTTATACGACGGCATTACGCATAGCTCAATTGGTGCACTGTGCGACGATGTGCCTATTATTACCTTTAACGGTTTAGCAAAAACGTACCGTGCTGCTGGCCTAAGAATGGGCTGGATGGTGTTAAGTGGGCGTACGTCGGTTATGAGTGACTTACGCAAAGGCCTAGAAATTTTATCATCTATGCGTTTGTGCGCTAACGTACCTGCTCAATATGCCATTCAACAAGCATTGGGCGGAGTACAATCAATCGACAACCTAATTAATCCAGGCGGGCGTTTGTATGTACAGCGTGATATAGCGTGGCGCGGGCTCAATGCAATAGAGGGTATTAGCTGCGTAAAACCAAAAGGTGCCTTATATGCTTTTGCTAAAGTAGATACCGCGCGCTTTAATATTAAAAGCGATGAGCAAATGATGTTTGATTTACTCAAAGCCGAAAAAATATTACTGGTGCATGGGCGTGCATTTAACTGGCCTGAGCCTGATCATTTTAGATTGGTGTTTTTACCCAACAAAGATGATTTAACGGATGCGATGACTAAAATGCAGCGCTTTTTTAAAGATTACCGACAAGGCTAA
- a CDS encoding glycine zipper 2TM domain-containing protein, whose translation MKAITVLMCTLLTISAPALANYERNKAVAVQQVLFGDVQSVRNITEQELVQDQSSGWKTFGGALLGGVVGNQFGGGSGRTVATILGSVIGGNVAHNQQQKSHYQQTRLVELLIQVENGDQFMVVQNQDQSMRFSKGDSVRLVYLNDNSVRVDKAY comes from the coding sequence ATGAAAGCGATTACTGTATTAATGTGTACATTACTTACAATTAGCGCACCTGCATTGGCTAATTACGAGCGCAATAAAGCAGTAGCAGTACAACAAGTGCTATTTGGCGATGTGCAATCAGTGCGTAATATTACTGAGCAAGAGCTAGTACAAGATCAAAGTAGTGGTTGGAAAACATTTGGCGGCGCTTTGCTTGGCGGCGTTGTTGGTAATCAGTTTGGCGGTGGCAGCGGGCGTACTGTTGCTACTATTTTGGGCTCAGTGATAGGCGGCAATGTAGCGCATAATCAACAGCAAAAAAGCCATTACCAACAAACTCGTTTAGTAGAGTTATTAATACAAGTTGAAAATGGCGATCAATTTATGGTGGTTCAAAATCAAGACCAATCAATGCGCTTTAGCAAAGGCGATAGTGTAAGGCTGGTGTATTTAAACGATAACAGCGTACGTGTTGATAAAGCCTATTAA
- the lpoB gene encoding penicillin-binding protein activator LpoB, with product MIIRKKIKTASTYALIGLSALVLSGCANKAVVSYGDAQAVETTDINFGSTDLQKVASQMTDSLLSSPVVGTMTANKRPVVFVERIKNKTSEHIDTESITDSISTQLLRSGKFRFVDMTRVEAIREQLKFQNEDALVNPTTAVAFGKQIGAQYMLYGNLSSIVKSNADKSDVYYKFTMRLMDMESGLVEWADETEIRKTKEKSTFGW from the coding sequence ATGATCATACGTAAAAAAATCAAAACAGCTTCAACTTACGCGCTTATTGGTTTAAGTGCATTAGTATTAAGTGGTTGTGCAAATAAAGCGGTAGTTAGTTATGGCGACGCACAAGCCGTAGAAACCACTGACATTAACTTTGGCTCTACCGATTTACAAAAAGTAGCCAGCCAAATGACCGATTCACTATTAAGCTCTCCGGTTGTTGGCACCATGACCGCCAATAAACGCCCTGTGGTATTTGTTGAAAGAATTAAAAACAAAACCAGCGAGCACATTGATACCGAATCAATCACCGACTCTATTTCAACTCAGTTACTGCGTAGCGGAAAATTTAGATTTGTTGATATGACCCGAGTTGAAGCTATACGTGAGCAGCTTAAATTTCAAAACGAAGATGCATTAGTTAACCCCACGACTGCTGTGGCATTTGGTAAACAAATTGGTGCGCAGTATATGCTGTACGGCAACTTATCAAGCATAGTTAAATCCAATGCTGACAAATCAGACGTATACTATAAATTTACCATGCGTTTAATGGATATGGAAAGTGGCTTAGTTGAATGGGCTGACGAAACAGAAATTCGTAAAACGAAAGAAAAATCAACCTTTGGCTGGTAG
- a CDS encoding YcfL family protein: MRYIMPLFAVLILSACAGKPDTSGIVIEQGNKTFNQQLRVDNPELGEKLAISDVKTRQTNQLTDVVVTLASQYKKSQYLQYQFNWYDKDGFVIKGNHSPWQAITLFGFAQTQLPGLAPSPDAVTFSLAVREVSTDAQEFKE; this comes from the coding sequence ATGAGATACATAATGCCATTATTTGCGGTTTTAATACTCAGTGCCTGTGCTGGCAAACCAGACACATCGGGTATAGTAATTGAGCAAGGTAATAAAACATTTAATCAGCAACTACGTGTTGATAACCCAGAGCTTGGTGAGAAACTAGCTATTAGTGACGTAAAAACACGTCAAACAAACCAATTAACTGACGTGGTAGTTACCTTAGCAAGCCAATATAAAAAGTCGCAATACTTACAGTATCAATTTAATTGGTACGACAAAGACGGCTTTGTTATTAAGGGTAATCACTCCCCTTGGCAAGCAATTACCTTATTTGGCTTTGCACAAACACAATTACCAGGGCTAGCACCCAGCCCAGATGCAGTTACCTTCTCATTAGCAGTAAGAGAAGTGTCTACCGATGCGCAAGAATTTAAAGAATAA